The Vicinamibacteria bacterium genome includes a window with the following:
- a CDS encoding S9 family peptidase, whose product MRPTLLRAMAVLALWIPGPSALAQAPRGWSPEAAFKVKRVSAVRVSPDGSRAAFVVATAVMEGEKSEWLSQIHVGRSDGSGSFQLTRGDKSATAPSWSPDGKWIAFLSERGGKANVWRIPVDGGEAEPITDEKGGVRAFRCSPDGGRIAFLMTDPKTEEEEKAEKEKRDARVVDEKLRMIRLYVVPVEKDADGRRRVRPLTTGSLSVGQVEQPAGFDWSPDGTSIVFSHQPSPHVDDWPRSDVSVVDVASASVRALAATAAAEREPFFSPDGSAVAFTATDIPPTWANDSRVYVVPAGGGAPRPLAETRDRRPELLGWSKDGKRVLVAEVRGTISRLIALPTDGGPPADLGPADLMVDGPLLDSSRTRVGFTSQATERAPEAFVSGLDRWAPVQISHTQDLPAQSLGKSEVVSWRSADGQTIEGLLTYPVGYAPGTRVPLLVVVHGGPTGVFLRSFTGTPSPYPVAIFAERGYAVLRANVRGSSGYGRDFRYANYGDWGGGDYRDILAGVDALVAKGLADPERLGIMGWSYGGYMTSWVITQTRRFKAASVGAGVTNLMSFTGTADIPSFIPDYFGGDFWDVFDRWRTHSAMFNVRGVSTPTLILHGEQDLRVPISQGYELYNALKRQGVATKMVVYPRQPHGIQEPKLMLDAMNRNLEWFDHWLLGRPASAR is encoded by the coding sequence TTTCGCCCGACGGCAGCCGCGCCGCCTTTGTGGTGGCGACGGCCGTGATGGAAGGCGAGAAGAGTGAGTGGCTGTCCCAGATCCACGTGGGCCGGAGCGACGGCTCCGGCTCCTTCCAGCTCACGCGCGGAGACAAGTCGGCGACCGCCCCCTCCTGGTCCCCGGACGGCAAATGGATAGCCTTCCTGTCCGAGCGCGGGGGCAAGGCCAACGTCTGGCGCATTCCCGTGGACGGCGGGGAGGCGGAGCCCATCACCGACGAGAAGGGGGGCGTGCGAGCTTTCCGCTGCTCGCCGGACGGTGGGCGCATCGCTTTTCTCATGACGGACCCCAAAACGGAGGAGGAGGAGAAAGCGGAGAAGGAGAAGCGGGATGCGCGAGTGGTGGACGAGAAGCTCCGGATGATCCGCCTCTACGTGGTCCCGGTGGAAAAGGACGCGGACGGTCGAAGGCGCGTGCGACCACTGACCACGGGCTCGCTAAGCGTGGGGCAGGTCGAGCAGCCGGCAGGCTTCGATTGGTCTCCCGACGGTACGTCGATCGTCTTCTCCCACCAGCCCAGCCCCCACGTGGACGACTGGCCCCGGTCGGACGTTTCCGTGGTGGATGTGGCCTCCGCCTCCGTGCGTGCGTTGGCGGCCACGGCGGCCGCGGAACGGGAGCCCTTCTTCTCGCCCGACGGCTCCGCGGTGGCCTTCACGGCGACCGATATCCCCCCCACCTGGGCCAACGATTCCCGGGTGTACGTGGTCCCCGCCGGGGGCGGGGCCCCCCGGCCCCTCGCCGAGACCCGCGACCGGCGGCCCGAGCTGCTCGGCTGGTCGAAGGACGGTAAGCGTGTCCTGGTGGCGGAGGTCCGGGGCACGATTAGCCGGCTCATCGCTCTGCCCACGGACGGAGGGCCGCCCGCGGACCTAGGGCCCGCGGACCTGATGGTGGATGGCCCCCTTCTGGATTCTTCCCGCACCCGGGTTGGCTTCACATCCCAGGCTACCGAGCGGGCCCCCGAGGCCTTTGTGAGCGGACTGGATCGCTGGGCCCCCGTGCAGATCAGCCACACCCAGGACCTGCCGGCGCAGTCACTCGGCAAGTCCGAGGTCGTCAGCTGGCGATCCGCGGACGGCCAGACGATTGAGGGTCTCCTGACTTACCCGGTGGGCTACGCGCCGGGGACGCGAGTGCCCTTGCTGGTGGTTGTCCATGGGGGGCCCACCGGAGTCTTCCTGCGGTCCTTTACCGGCACCCCTTCGCCCTATCCCGTGGCCATCTTCGCCGAGCGTGGTTATGCGGTCCTGCGCGCCAATGTACGGGGCAGCAGCGGCTACGGCCGCGATTTCCGCTATGCGAACTACGGGGACTGGGGCGGGGGAGATTACCGCGACATCCTGGCGGGGGTCGACGCGCTCGTGGCCAAGGGACTCGCGGATCCCGAGCGCTTAGGGATCATGGGCTGGAGCTACGGGGGGTACATGACCTCGTGGGTGATCACCCAGACTCGGCGCTTCAAGGCGGCTTCGGTGGGGGCGGGCGTGACCAACCTCATGTCCTTCACGGGCACCGCCGACATCCCGAGCTTCATCCCCGACTACTTCGGAGGGGACTTCTGGGACGTCTTCGATCGCTGGCGGACCCACTCCGCGATGTTCAACGTACGAGGCGTGAGCACCCCTACCCTGATCCTGCACGGTGAGCAGGACCTCCGCGTCCCCATATCGCAGGGTTACGAGCTCTACAACGCGCTCAAGCGCCAGGGGGTAGCCACGAAGATGGTCGTCTACCCACGACAGCCCCACGGCATCCAGGAACCAAAGCTGATGTTGGACGCCATGAACCGCAACCTGGAGTGGTTCGACCACTGGCTCCTGGGGAGGCCGGCGAGCGCGCGCTGA